A genomic segment from Nocardiopsis sp. Huas11 encodes:
- a CDS encoding hemolysin family protein, whose protein sequence is MSTVLSIAFGALVVLVITAATGYFVAQEFGYMAVDRSRLRARAAAGDAGAVRTLRITDRTSFMLSGAQLGITVTGLLVGYVAEPMIGRGVGELLGGVGVPTGTGVALGTVLALLFSTIVQMVFGELFPKNLAIARPERVARALALSTGIYLRIFGPVIWLFDQAAILLLKAMRIEPVEDVQHAATPRDLESIIAESRESGDLPAELSTLLDRTLDFHDRTAGHAMIPRPEVTTVEEGDPVSRVVELMASDHSRFPVLGDGVDDIVGVICLRDVLALGDRDLSGVLVSEVARATVMVPASLPLPALLRQLREAGEEFACVVDEYGGLAGVVTTEDLAEELVGEIADEHTLDEDSPSHLDGEGTYLVPGGLHIDEVERLIGHDLPSGDYETLGGLVIHELHRLPEPGDRVELDLHRPASAHDEDPDMALTLVVNTVQRHVPHTVELRLRERAEDESREVRA, encoded by the coding sequence ATGAGCACCGTCCTCAGTATCGCCTTCGGGGCACTGGTGGTCCTCGTGATCACCGCGGCGACGGGTTACTTCGTCGCCCAGGAATTCGGCTACATGGCCGTGGACCGTTCGCGTCTGCGGGCCAGGGCCGCGGCCGGGGACGCGGGGGCCGTTCGGACCCTGCGGATCACCGACCGCACGTCGTTCATGCTCTCCGGCGCCCAGTTGGGCATCACGGTGACCGGTCTTCTGGTCGGTTACGTGGCCGAGCCGATGATCGGCCGGGGTGTCGGCGAGCTCCTCGGCGGTGTGGGGGTCCCCACCGGAACCGGGGTGGCCCTCGGAACCGTCCTGGCGCTGCTGTTCTCGACCATCGTGCAGATGGTCTTCGGTGAGCTCTTCCCCAAGAACCTGGCGATCGCGCGCCCCGAGCGGGTGGCCCGCGCCCTGGCGCTGTCGACGGGGATCTACCTGCGGATCTTCGGCCCGGTCATCTGGCTGTTCGACCAGGCGGCGATCCTGCTGCTCAAGGCGATGCGGATCGAACCGGTGGAGGACGTCCAGCACGCGGCCACGCCGCGCGACCTGGAGAGCATCATCGCCGAGTCCCGCGAGAGCGGCGACCTTCCGGCGGAGCTGTCCACCCTGTTGGACCGCACCCTGGACTTCCACGACCGCACCGCCGGGCACGCGATGATCCCGCGTCCCGAGGTGACCACGGTGGAGGAGGGCGACCCGGTGAGCCGGGTCGTGGAACTGATGGCTTCGGACCACTCCCGCTTCCCGGTCCTGGGCGACGGCGTGGACGACATCGTGGGCGTGATCTGCCTGCGTGACGTGCTGGCCCTGGGCGACCGCGACCTGTCCGGCGTCCTGGTCAGCGAGGTGGCGCGGGCGACCGTCATGGTCCCGGCGTCGCTGCCGCTGCCGGCCCTGCTGCGGCAGCTGCGCGAGGCGGGCGAGGAGTTCGCCTGCGTGGTGGACGAGTACGGCGGCCTGGCCGGGGTCGTCACGACCGAGGACCTGGCCGAGGAGCTGGTCGGTGAGATCGCCGACGAGCACACCCTGGACGAGGACTCACCGTCCCACCTGGACGGCGAGGGCACGTACCTGGTCCCGGGCGGGCTGCACATCGACGAGGTGGAGCGCCTGATCGGCCACGACCTGCCCTCGGGCGACTACGAGACGCTGGGCGGGCTGGTCATCCACGAACTGCACCGGCTGCCCGAGCCGGGCGACCGGGTCGAACTCGACCTGCACCGTCCGGCCAGCGCCCACGACGAGGACCCGGACATGGCGTTGACCCTGGTGGTCAACACGGTCCAGCGGCACGTGCCGCACACGGTCGAGCTGCGACTGCGTGAGCGCGCCGAGGACGAGTCCCGGGAGGTGCGGGCATGA
- a CDS encoding TrmH family RNA methyltransferase: protein MSTQLRPTDVKRLNRQWRRRTEGRLALLVESVTQPYNLGSILRTCATFGVDRLWLTGNSADPDDPKVGKTALGTGAKVSHTRISSTADALSAARGEGFKVVAVELASGAVPLHAAPLEPDVCLAVGAEDHGCSPALLSGADAVTYIPQIGRVGSLNVAVATAIALAEARRREWATFDAEADAPVGR from the coding sequence TTGAGCACGCAGTTGCGTCCCACCGACGTCAAACGCCTGAACCGCCAGTGGCGCAGGCGCACCGAGGGGCGTCTGGCCCTTCTGGTGGAGTCCGTCACCCAGCCGTACAACCTGGGTTCGATCCTGCGTACCTGCGCGACCTTCGGCGTCGACCGGCTCTGGCTCACCGGCAACAGCGCCGACCCCGACGACCCCAAGGTCGGCAAGACCGCGCTGGGCACCGGCGCGAAGGTGTCGCACACCCGGATCTCCTCGACCGCCGACGCGCTCTCCGCCGCGCGCGGCGAGGGCTTCAAGGTCGTCGCGGTGGAACTGGCCTCCGGCGCGGTGCCGCTGCACGCCGCCCCGCTGGAGCCGGACGTGTGCCTGGCCGTGGGCGCCGAGGACCACGGCTGCTCCCCCGCCCTGCTGTCCGGCGCCGACGCGGTGACCTACATCCCGCAGATCGGCCGGGTCGGATCGCTGAACGTGGCCGTGGCCACCGCGATCGCGCTCGCCGAGGCCCGCCGGCGCGAGTGGGCGACCTTCGACGCGGAGGCCGACGCGCCCGTCGGGCGCTGA
- a CDS encoding class I SAM-dependent methyltransferase, translating to MAQHYFDSSPDAASRPSTADLVLPDLHLRLHTDRGVFSPDKVDLGTRVLLETVPAPPEQGRLLDLGCGYGPIALTMASRAPRARVLGVDVNSRAVGLARRNADEYGLAHAAFAVITPEGEPTAEPEGTAPAAEELRGPFDAIWSNPPIRVGKDVLHSMLRTWLGRLTPEGTAHLVVQRHLGADSLQKWLDAQGLPAERVASRAGFRVLAVRRGA from the coding sequence GTGGCCCAGCACTACTTCGACTCCTCTCCCGACGCCGCCAGCCGGCCCTCCACGGCCGACCTGGTCCTGCCCGATCTGCACCTGCGGTTGCACACCGACCGCGGCGTGTTCTCGCCCGACAAGGTCGACCTGGGCACGCGCGTGCTGTTGGAGACCGTGCCGGCGCCCCCGGAGCAGGGGCGCCTGCTGGACCTGGGCTGCGGCTACGGGCCCATCGCGCTGACGATGGCCTCCCGCGCGCCGCGGGCGCGGGTGCTGGGCGTGGACGTCAACTCCCGGGCCGTGGGCCTGGCGCGGCGCAACGCGGACGAGTACGGGCTCGCGCACGCCGCCTTCGCGGTCATCACGCCCGAGGGCGAGCCGACCGCCGAGCCGGAGGGGACCGCGCCCGCCGCCGAGGAGCTGCGGGGGCCCTTCGACGCGATCTGGTCCAATCCGCCCATCCGGGTCGGCAAGGACGTGCTGCACTCGATGCTGCGCACGTGGCTGGGCCGGCTCACCCCGGAGGGGACGGCGCACCTGGTGGTCCAGCGCCACCTGGGCGCCGACTCGCTCCAGAAGTGGCTGGACGCGCAGGGCCTGCCGGCCGAGCGCGTGGCCTCTCGGGCGGGATTCCGCGTCCTGGCGGTGCGCCGCGGGGCGTGA
- a CDS encoding dsRBD fold-containing protein has protein sequence MRAEVGDRLVVESPRADTHRRTGVVTRVQGDGGAPPYQVHWLDPVGGHDALVYPGPDAHIEHTPGRTGADTEGTQAMQTMKRWDVDVVVAEETEGDTARTWAEVGLIADDGTALRGHGMSRKHPADLDVPEIGEELAVSRALSDLSRQLRQVAAEDINDNTGTPWRPT, from the coding sequence ATGCGAGCAGAGGTAGGAGACCGGCTCGTCGTCGAGAGCCCGCGTGCCGACACCCACCGCCGGACGGGCGTCGTCACCAGGGTCCAGGGCGACGGCGGGGCCCCGCCGTACCAGGTGCACTGGCTGGACCCGGTCGGCGGGCACGACGCCCTGGTCTACCCGGGGCCGGACGCGCACATCGAACACACGCCCGGCCGCACGGGCGCGGACACGGAGGGGACACAAGCCATGCAGACCATGAAGCGCTGGGACGTCGATGTCGTCGTCGCCGAGGAGACCGAGGGCGACACCGCGCGGACCTGGGCCGAAGTCGGCCTGATCGCCGACGACGGCACGGCGCTCCGCGGCCACGGAATGTCCCGCAAGCACCCCGCCGACCTCGACGTACCGGAGATCGGGGAGGAGCTCGCCGTCTCGCGCGCCCTGTCCGACCTCTCGCGCCAGCTCCGTCAGGTCGCGGCCGAGGACATCAACGACAACACCGGCACGCCCTGGCGTCCCACCTGA
- a CDS encoding APC family permease, whose protein sequence is MTTSSPQAGPARVLGTVDAVAIGAGAMLGAGVFSVFAPAVIGAGAWLPVAILIAGIVAYCNAVSSARLAARHPQSGGTYVYGTERLGELWGYLAGWSFVVGKVASCAAMALTFAAYAVPGWERPVAAAAVVAITALNYRGVRRSTLVVKILLVLVLAALAVAIAAMVLSGRLALVAQVEGLGPWPGSFGLLGSAGMIFFAFAGYARIATLGGEVRDPATTIPRAIVLALGGVLALYMVVGTGLLIVLGRDRLSTSTAPMVDAVLVAGYPALVPVMVAGAAVASLGALLSLVLGVSRTTAAMAADGHLPRSLAVLHERHGVPHRAELLVGAVVLALVLLFDLRGAIAFSAFGVLVYYAITNASALRLGPEETRPPLLVPVVGLVGCVVLACSLPLPVGMTGMAVLGLGAAVWWVRHRS, encoded by the coding sequence TTGACCACCTCGTCACCCCAGGCCGGACCCGCCCGGGTCCTCGGTACCGTCGACGCGGTCGCCATCGGCGCCGGCGCCATGCTGGGCGCGGGCGTGTTCTCGGTCTTCGCTCCCGCCGTGATCGGCGCGGGCGCCTGGCTCCCGGTGGCCATCCTCATCGCCGGGATCGTCGCCTACTGCAACGCGGTCTCCTCGGCCCGGCTCGCCGCCCGCCACCCCCAGTCCGGGGGCACCTACGTCTACGGCACCGAGCGGCTGGGGGAGCTGTGGGGCTACCTGGCGGGCTGGTCCTTCGTCGTCGGCAAGGTCGCCTCCTGCGCCGCGATGGCGCTGACCTTCGCCGCCTACGCGGTGCCCGGATGGGAGCGCCCGGTGGCGGCCGCCGCGGTCGTGGCGATCACCGCGCTGAACTACCGGGGGGTGCGCCGCTCCACGCTCGTGGTCAAGATCCTCCTGGTCCTGGTGCTGGCGGCACTGGCGGTCGCGATCGCGGCCATGGTGCTCAGCGGCCGACTGGCCCTGGTCGCGCAGGTGGAGGGGCTCGGGCCCTGGCCGGGCTCCTTCGGCCTGCTCGGCTCGGCCGGGATGATCTTCTTCGCCTTCGCCGGGTACGCCCGTATCGCCACCCTGGGCGGTGAGGTCCGCGACCCCGCGACCACCATCCCGCGCGCCATCGTGCTGGCCCTGGGCGGCGTCCTGGCCCTGTACATGGTGGTCGGCACCGGCCTGCTCATCGTGCTGGGCCGCGACCGGCTCTCCACCAGCACCGCGCCGATGGTCGACGCGGTCCTGGTCGCCGGATACCCGGCCCTGGTCCCGGTCATGGTGGCGGGCGCGGCCGTGGCCAGCCTGGGCGCGCTGCTCTCCCTCGTGCTGGGCGTCTCGCGCACCACGGCCGCGATGGCCGCTGACGGCCACCTGCCCCGGTCCCTGGCGGTCCTGCACGAGCGCCACGGGGTCCCCCACCGGGCGGAGCTCCTGGTCGGCGCGGTGGTCCTGGCGCTGGTCCTGCTCTTCGACCTGCGCGGCGCGATCGCCTTCTCCGCGTTCGGGGTGCTGGTCTACTACGCCATCACCAACGCCTCCGCGCTGCGCCTGGGGCCGGAGGAGACCCGGCCGCCGCTGCTCGTGCCGGTCGTCGGCCTGGTCGGGTGCGTGGTCCTGGCGTGCAGCCTGCCGCTGCCGGTGGGGATGACCGGCATGGCCGTGCTGGGGCTGGGCGCAGCGGTGTGGTGGGTGCGCCACCGCTCCTGA
- a CDS encoding NUDIX hydrolase — translation MTTVPSGEPARRVTAHLVVPGPALLGARVLFGQDPADVARTLGRLAAEEDLVALDVLSDVVSAPDGTTLQVDRVVFATPATAELWPAVAASLEGSVALERLLAEEEPGPRSRLSRVASYGIVTDPSGRILLSLIAEGFPGGGTWHLPGGGVDPGEDVRGALRREVLEETGQEGVVGRLITVASYHRVPPTGRELYAVWVFSHVHVPHPDRPRVLEVDGSTADCGWFTPEEVVDLRLSTTAKRGLAYLVAHIR, via the coding sequence GTGACCACCGTGCCCTCGGGCGAGCCGGCCCGGCGCGTCACCGCGCACCTCGTGGTCCCGGGCCCGGCCCTGCTGGGCGCACGCGTGCTGTTCGGCCAGGATCCCGCCGACGTCGCCCGTACCCTGGGGCGGCTCGCGGCGGAGGAGGACCTGGTCGCCCTCGACGTGCTCAGCGACGTGGTCTCGGCCCCCGACGGCACGACCCTGCAGGTGGACCGCGTCGTGTTCGCCACGCCCGCCACGGCTGAGCTGTGGCCCGCCGTGGCGGCCTCGCTGGAGGGCTCCGTGGCGCTGGAGCGCCTCCTGGCGGAGGAGGAGCCCGGCCCGCGGTCCCGGCTGAGCCGTGTGGCCTCCTACGGCATCGTCACCGACCCCTCCGGGCGCATCCTGCTCAGCCTGATCGCCGAGGGCTTCCCCGGCGGCGGCACCTGGCACCTGCCGGGCGGCGGTGTCGACCCGGGCGAGGACGTGCGCGGGGCGCTGCGCCGCGAGGTCCTGGAGGAGACCGGCCAGGAGGGCGTGGTCGGCCGGCTGATCACCGTCGCCAGCTACCACCGCGTCCCGCCGACGGGCCGGGAGCTCTACGCGGTCTGGGTCTTCTCGCACGTGCACGTGCCCCACCCGGACCGGCCCCGGGTCCTGGAGGTGGACGGCTCCACGGCCGACTGCGGGTGGTTCACGCCCGAGGAAGTCGTCGACCTGCGCCTGTCCACGACCGCCAAGCGCGGCCTGGCCTACCTGGTGGCCCACATCCGCTGA
- a CDS encoding HAD family hydrolase, with product MPNIPAAPMAICFDLDDTLIDDEAASSTGLRAVMERLGHPDFAAARSLWDVQTEISFGAYLRGDLSLDQQRRDRIRALAVQAGHAEIADQHCDDLYRLYLDAHRSGWQLFSDTLSTLHALHSAGYRLAIVTNGVEAIQHAKLQALELSPYFHAVVCSDTAGSGKPDPAIFHMAAQRLGVTPSDCWHVGDLIHADGVGAVAARMHPVMIDRRGRQRFEGVTTIASLDELLRLVGLPSVAASGSL from the coding sequence ATGCCGAACATACCCGCAGCGCCGATGGCGATCTGCTTCGACCTGGACGACACCCTCATCGATGACGAAGCGGCGTCCTCCACCGGACTGCGCGCGGTCATGGAGCGCCTCGGTCACCCCGACTTCGCCGCCGCGCGCAGCCTCTGGGACGTCCAGACGGAGATCTCCTTCGGCGCGTATCTGCGCGGCGACCTGAGCCTGGACCAGCAACGTCGCGACCGGATCCGCGCCCTGGCCGTCCAGGCCGGGCATGCCGAGATCGCCGACCAGCACTGCGACGACCTCTACCGTCTCTACCTGGACGCGCACCGCTCGGGATGGCAGCTCTTCTCCGACACCCTCTCGACCCTGCACGCACTGCACTCCGCCGGGTACCGCCTCGCGATCGTCACCAACGGCGTCGAGGCCATCCAGCACGCCAAGCTGCAGGCCCTGGAGCTGTCCCCGTACTTCCACGCCGTGGTCTGTTCCGACACCGCCGGCTCCGGCAAGCCCGACCCGGCGATCTTCCACATGGCCGCCCAGCGGCTCGGGGTGACCCCCTCCGACTGCTGGCACGTGGGCGACCTGATCCACGCCGACGGCGTCGGCGCCGTCGCCGCCCGCATGCACCCGGTCATGATCGACCGCCGCGGGCGCCAGCGCTTCGAGGGCGTGACGACCATCGCCAGCCTCGACGAGCTCCTGCGGCTGGTCGGCCTGCCCAGCGTGGCCGCCTCGGGCTCGCTGTGA
- a CDS encoding VWA domain-containing protein: MTFLEPTRLWWLLILILLVGAYVFAQRQRREYTVRFTNLALLDQVAPHRPDLRRHVPAALFTLTLGVLIAAMAVPAMPVEAPRERATIIVAVDVSLSMAATDIEPDRLEAAKESAQGFVETLPDRFNVGLVAFSSTATVVSSPTQDHQAVIGSIENLRLGPGTAIGEGVFASLEAIRSFDEDSEEDPPPSAIVLLSDGENTSGRDISQAAAAAGEEEVPVSTIAFGSGAAMIEIDGYQVPADIDKDALRGLAQDTQGHFYEAENETELTEVYEDIGSSLGMELVHEEIVTRFVLVAIVLSMATAVTSLLWFQRLP, encoded by the coding sequence ATGACCTTCCTGGAACCCACGCGGCTGTGGTGGCTGCTGATCCTGATCCTGTTGGTCGGGGCCTACGTGTTCGCCCAGCGCCAGCGACGCGAGTACACGGTGCGCTTCACCAATCTGGCGCTGCTGGACCAGGTGGCCCCGCACCGCCCGGACCTGCGCCGCCATGTTCCGGCGGCGCTGTTCACGCTCACCCTGGGCGTGCTGATCGCGGCCATGGCGGTGCCTGCCATGCCGGTGGAGGCGCCGCGGGAGCGGGCGACGATCATCGTGGCCGTGGACGTGTCGCTGTCGATGGCGGCGACCGACATCGAGCCGGACCGGTTGGAGGCCGCCAAGGAGTCGGCGCAGGGGTTCGTGGAGACGCTGCCGGACCGGTTCAACGTGGGGCTGGTGGCGTTCTCCTCCACCGCGACGGTGGTGTCCTCCCCCACGCAGGACCACCAGGCGGTGATCGGTTCGATCGAGAACCTGCGACTGGGTCCGGGGACCGCCATCGGTGAGGGCGTGTTCGCGTCCCTGGAGGCGATCCGCAGCTTCGACGAGGACTCCGAGGAGGATCCGCCGCCCTCCGCCATCGTGCTGCTCTCGGACGGCGAGAACACGAGCGGGCGCGACATCTCCCAGGCCGCCGCGGCGGCGGGCGAGGAGGAGGTGCCGGTCTCGACGATCGCGTTCGGCAGCGGCGCCGCGATGATCGAGATCGACGGCTACCAGGTCCCCGCCGACATCGACAAGGACGCGCTGCGCGGACTGGCGCAGGACACCCAGGGCCACTTCTACGAGGCGGAGAACGAGACCGAGCTCACCGAGGTCTATGAGGACATCGGGTCGTCCCTGGGCATGGAGCTCGTGCACGAGGAAATCGTCACACGCTTCGTGCTGGTGGCCATCGTGCTGTCCATGGCCACGGCGGTGACCTCACTCCTGTGGTTCCAGCGGCTTCCGTGA
- a CDS encoding DUF58 domain-containing protein, which yields MNMPAIGTDPRLRAALRRLDLRIVHRLDGLLHGEHLGLRLGPGSEAAEARLYQPGEDDVRLMDWAVTARTDTPHVRDLVADRELESWTLLDLSPSMDFGTGERSKRDVAVGAMVAANLLTQRVGDRFGAHFLHRGAVRRWPARSGKEALLALLATIAAAPTGDEREPSSQRATLADAIEDLVRTRRRRGLRVVVSDFLDTPAFGGTVPWERPLRQLAQRHQVLVVEVVDPRELDVPDVGDVALRDPRTGRVKDVRLTRSVRERYQKAAAAQREAVRDALRRCGVHHLILRTDRDWVVDIARFVIHQRRTAHHLARHTPGVPR from the coding sequence GTGAACATGCCCGCGATCGGCACCGATCCGCGCCTGCGCGCGGCCCTGCGCCGGCTGGACCTGCGTATCGTGCACCGTCTGGACGGGCTGCTGCACGGCGAGCACCTCGGACTGCGGCTCGGGCCGGGGTCGGAGGCGGCCGAGGCGCGCCTGTACCAGCCGGGCGAGGACGACGTGCGGCTGATGGACTGGGCGGTGACCGCGCGGACCGACACCCCGCACGTGCGCGACCTGGTGGCCGACCGCGAGCTGGAGAGCTGGACGCTGCTCGACCTGTCTCCGAGCATGGACTTCGGGACCGGGGAGCGCTCCAAGCGCGATGTGGCCGTCGGTGCGATGGTGGCCGCCAACCTGCTGACCCAGCGGGTGGGCGACCGGTTCGGCGCGCACTTCCTGCACCGGGGGGCCGTCCGGCGGTGGCCCGCCCGGTCGGGCAAGGAGGCCCTGCTGGCGCTGTTGGCGACCATCGCGGCCGCGCCGACGGGCGACGAACGCGAACCCTCGTCGCAGCGCGCGACCCTGGCCGACGCGATCGAGGACCTGGTGCGCACGCGCCGGCGGCGGGGGCTGCGGGTGGTGGTCTCGGACTTCCTGGACACCCCGGCCTTCGGCGGCACGGTTCCGTGGGAGCGGCCGCTGCGCCAGCTGGCCCAGCGGCACCAGGTCCTGGTGGTGGAGGTGGTCGATCCCCGGGAACTGGACGTGCCCGATGTCGGTGACGTGGCCCTGCGCGATCCGAGGACGGGTCGCGTCAAGGACGTGCGGCTGACCCGGTCCGTCCGGGAGCGCTATCAGAAGGCCGCCGCGGCCCAGCGCGAGGCCGTGCGTGATGCTCTGCGGCGTTGCGGGGTACACCACCTGATATTGCGGACAGACCGTGACTGGGTGGTAGATATCGCCAGATTCGTGATCCACCAGCGCCGTACGGCCCACCATCTGGCGAGGCACACACCGGGAGTGCCCCGATGA
- a CDS encoding MoxR family ATPase encodes MAETSPGQGASPSPAPESTPGEPTRLLRAALHEVSTVIVGQERMVERSLIALVAQGHCLIEGVPGIAKTLAVSTLAKVTGGSFARVQFTPDLVPSDIVGTRIYHPSTEKFDVELGPVFANFVLADEINRAPAKVQSALLEVMAEGQVSIGGTTHPLPSPFIVIATQNPVESEGVYPLPEAQRDRFLMKVNVGHPRAHEEMEILRRMSGTPPTAHQILDPVTLSELQADAERVHVHQLIADYIVRLVMATREPENHQMSDLRQVLEVGASPRATLGLVAAARALALLRGRDYVLPDDVRVLAHDIIAHRLVLTFDALADGVSAEQVVDRILATVPAPRVIWDEPPSGESASFASAR; translated from the coding sequence ATGGCAGAAACCTCACCCGGACAAGGTGCCTCCCCCTCACCGGCCCCGGAGAGCACTCCGGGCGAGCCGACCCGACTGCTGCGTGCCGCACTGCACGAGGTGTCGACGGTCATCGTCGGCCAGGAGCGGATGGTGGAACGCTCCCTCATCGCCCTGGTCGCCCAGGGACACTGCCTCATCGAGGGCGTGCCCGGCATCGCCAAGACCCTGGCCGTGTCCACGCTGGCCAAGGTCACCGGCGGTTCCTTCGCCCGGGTGCAGTTCACCCCGGACCTGGTCCCCTCCGACATCGTCGGCACGCGCATCTACCACCCCTCCACCGAGAAGTTCGACGTCGAGTTGGGGCCGGTGTTCGCCAACTTCGTGCTCGCCGACGAGATCAACCGGGCCCCGGCCAAGGTCCAGTCGGCCCTGCTGGAGGTGATGGCCGAGGGGCAGGTGTCCATCGGCGGCACCACTCATCCCCTCCCCTCCCCCTTCATCGTCATCGCCACACAGAACCCGGTGGAGTCCGAGGGCGTCTACCCGCTCCCCGAGGCGCAGCGCGACCGCTTCCTGATGAAGGTCAACGTCGGCCACCCGCGCGCGCACGAGGAGATGGAGATCCTGCGGCGGATGAGCGGTACGCCGCCCACCGCGCACCAGATCCTGGACCCGGTCACCCTCAGCGAACTGCAGGCCGACGCCGAGCGGGTGCACGTCCACCAGCTCATCGCCGACTACATCGTGCGCCTGGTCATGGCGACCCGGGAGCCGGAGAACCACCAGATGTCGGACCTGCGCCAGGTGCTGGAGGTGGGCGCCAGCCCGCGGGCGACCCTGGGCCTGGTGGCGGCGGCGCGCGCCCTGGCGCTGCTGCGCGGGCGCGACTACGTCCTGCCCGACGACGTGCGCGTGCTGGCGCACGACATCATCGCCCACCGGCTCGTGCTCACCTTCGACGCGCTGGCCGACGGGGTCAGTGCCGAGCAGGTGGTCGACCGCATCCTGGCGACCGTGCCGGCGCCACGGGTGATCTGGGACGAGCCGCCCAGCGGCGAGTCGGCCTCGTTCGCGTCGGCGAGGTAG
- a CDS encoding chlorophyllase — MTTYNATGLTGPPSTPIVSVKPIVLPMPGRVEDVHIRVCAPVTGTELPIVLFAHGFGSNLDGYAPLVDHWASHGFVVIQATHSDSRRLSATMDDSRRPHVWRYRVQDMTLILDELDTLAASVPGLAGRMDHGRVVAAGHSFGGQTAGILVGLRVTDPTTGTAQDMSDSRVMAGIQLATAGRGGDELTRLALEVAPWLRDQDFSHITAPGLVVAGDADELPLSTRGPSWTTDPYTLAVGGKSLLTVYGGRHSLGGIPGYEAAETTDEDPDRVALVQQVTLAYLRHVTGIDDTDWEVARAALGSGRHPLGRLESK; from the coding sequence ATGACCACGTACAACGCCACCGGCCTCACCGGCCCTCCGTCCACCCCGATCGTGTCGGTCAAGCCGATCGTGCTGCCCATGCCGGGGCGCGTCGAGGATGTGCACATACGCGTTTGCGCACCGGTCACCGGCACCGAACTGCCGATCGTCCTGTTCGCCCACGGGTTCGGCTCGAACCTGGACGGCTACGCACCCCTGGTCGACCACTGGGCCTCCCACGGCTTCGTGGTGATCCAGGCCACTCACTCCGACTCCAGGCGCCTCAGCGCCACCATGGACGATTCCCGCAGACCGCACGTGTGGCGCTACCGCGTGCAGGACATGACGCTGATCCTCGACGAGCTCGACACCCTGGCGGCGTCCGTGCCCGGCCTGGCCGGTCGGATGGACCATGGTCGCGTCGTCGCGGCCGGACACTCCTTCGGCGGGCAGACCGCGGGCATCCTCGTGGGCCTGCGGGTCACGGACCCGACGACCGGAACCGCCCAGGACATGTCCGATTCCCGCGTCATGGCCGGCATCCAGCTGGCCACGGCCGGCAGGGGCGGCGACGAACTGACCCGACTCGCACTGGAGGTCGCTCCCTGGCTGCGCGACCAGGACTTCTCCCACATCACCGCACCGGGACTCGTCGTGGCGGGCGATGCGGACGAACTCCCGCTCTCCACCCGTGGACCGTCCTGGACGACCGATCCCTACACGCTCGCCGTCGGCGGCAAGAGCCTGCTGACGGTCTACGGCGGCCGACACTCCCTCGGTGGCATCCCGGGCTACGAGGCGGCGGAGACCACCGACGAGGATCCCGACCGCGTCGCCCTGGTCCAACAGGTCACCCTCGCCTACCTGCGCCACGTCACCGGCATCGACGACACTGACTGGGAGGTGGCACGGGCCGCCCTGGGCAGTGGTCGGCACCCGTTGGGGCGGTTGGAGTCGAAGTGA
- a CDS encoding MerR family transcriptional regulator produces the protein MRIGELAARTGVSVRALRYYEEQNLLSAERSSSGQRHYGESAVDQVQLIQQLDSAGLSSRAIVELLPCVVDGRATPALLKRLAAERERIERRIVDLMRVRDRLDSVTASATDNMLTGTSCRRTTPLSE, from the coding sequence ATGCGCATTGGAGAGCTCGCCGCCCGGACCGGTGTCAGTGTTCGGGCCCTGCGCTACTACGAGGAGCAGAACCTGCTCAGCGCCGAGCGCAGCTCCAGCGGTCAGCGTCACTACGGTGAGAGCGCGGTCGACCAGGTCCAGCTGATCCAGCAGCTGGACTCCGCCGGGCTGTCCAGCAGGGCAATCGTCGAGCTCCTGCCGTGCGTCGTCGACGGACGAGCCACTCCCGCCCTGCTCAAGCGCCTGGCCGCGGAGCGCGAGCGGATCGAGCGGCGCATCGTCGATCTCATGCGCGTCCGGGACCGGCTCGACTCGGTCACCGCCTCCGCCACCGACAACATGCTCACCGGCACGTCCTGCCGGCGGACCACACCCCTCAGCGAGTGA